The segment GTTAGAACGATGCCTTTAACGGATCAGGCAAAAATTCAGATAGTTCAGGAGAGAGTATTCATAAAGAAAATTTGTAGGCAGTGTGGAGCCGTTAACTCTATAAGGGCTACTAAGTGCAGAAGATGCCACAGCACTAACTTAAGACCGAAGAAGAAGGAACTACCTACGAAGAGAGCTTAAGTCCTATTGATGCTAG is part of the Metallosphaera cuprina Ar-4 genome and harbors:
- a CDS encoding 50S ribosomal protein L40e translates to MPLTDQAKIQIVQERVFIKKICRQCGAVNSIRATKCRRCHSTNLRPKKKELPTKRA